ttcgGGGTTTTAGTGCTTAGGAATTAGATTCGGGCTCTTATCAATTACAGCATGTAAAATACGAAAATATGCCTATTCTGCTTGtagcatttttttctttttcttttttttgacatgataaGCAGAGAGATATAGAAGTATTCCAAAAGTAGTAGAAGAATGCACCGATCAAATTCTCTGCACGTTTCACTTGTAAACTATACATCAGCGAGCCTGAGTTAAAATGCTTTTACATGAAAAAGTTCGCATTGAGTGATGAAATTTATTGTGAGTTCCGACAAAGATGATGAGCGAATCGCAGAATATTATCTACTCATGCCTAGTCCAGTTCCATTTGATCTCGAATCCACTTCGTTGCCACCCATTTCTCCCCTTTGATAACTGGACAGCTTCCATGGAGAGATGTCTGCAAAAGTTTGTGACGCATAAGGGTCAGAAAACACATGCATTAACTAGAGTAACGACACCTAAAACAGTCATTATACATGAAGAATATAAATGTCAAAAACCGATGGCTAACAATACGGCCTCCATCCGTTCCCTCCCCCCACATACTAACAACTCCGTCGCAGTCAAATGAAgtaaagaggagaaaaacacgCGGTGCAAATTATCCAGCGAAAGCGGCAAAGAAAGTATGTTGGCTTTACACTGTACACCGAATCCAGACACCTTACTGCAAGCTATGAAAACAACTTTCAATGAACTGTAGGATGAAAAGCAGTTCAACTGAGGAGGTCTTCTGCTATATGCTCTATCCTAAGGAAAAGGACGGCTTGAAAATTGGTTTGGGTTTTGATACTAAGCTCATCATTACCATTTAATTAACTGTCACAGGATCAATTTATTGGAAAGCTCTTAACTTGCgtattaaaacaagaaaatactgtaCAGTTATATAAACATGATCATGGGGTGATTATGATCTGgaaaaaaaggaataattaCCCGATCAATGGTTCCATTTGGAAACAACGAGTAAAATAGAAGTCCATCACCTTGCCGAGGCTTCACTTTCAAACCAACACATTGCTTGTACTCAAAGCCAGAACTTACTGCAGAGCCATTCTATAGATCAAACCAATAGGATTATTATCAGTTTGCAAAATGATTCAAATCATAAAGCAACAAAAAGATACAGAATTTGGGTAAATACCTCAAAGGGGAACATGGTTTCTCCACCTTCTTCCACACTAGACAGGTACAACAAGAAAGAAGCAACCTACACGATGGTGCATCGAtcacaaaattataattttggaaAATACAACTTTCATAAGGTACAGAAagatcttgtgtttttttaaagaaaaaaaaaaaagaacaatcttTGAGAATCCCACGACTACTTCAATTGATTCATGGATTTTCATTGGGAGCATGTAAAGCAATGCTATAAAAGGTCAAAGAAGTAACATGCTGCAATAAAATCCTTGTAAATAATCGACAACAAGATAAAAGAgctttaaatatgatttttgggTATGAGACCATGCTAGAACAAAAggcaaggaaaaaaacaatggcATGCAAGGGAGCAATCTAATTTACTGAACTCCTGATTTGGCACAGCATTCTACATTTAGTAAGTAGCAGGGAGTGGTGAAACTAAGCATTCAAGATGTGATAAAGGTGTTTGTTATGTACCCTTTGGCTTGGCTGTGGACCATATTCATCTGGGTTAAACGCATCATAATGTGAATCATACTTCTGCCCGATTTCATAACGCAAGATATTGAATGCCTGCAACACGGTGATATCCACTCAGACTAACATAGAAATGAACCTGTAAAGaaaggttaattatttttaaattttaaatgcaaGGGGACAgaatatcaaatatttgattatctAAGAATCATTAACTGCAAAGGTCAAATCATGCTTGTAAGAAAATGTGTGATATTTTCTACCATCATACATCCCAAAGATCAGAGATGCCAGACAGCACTCCGAGTAGCTCATATAGGATGGAAAAAAGTGACAGTAGCAGTATCAGATTTCACATGCATTTGGTAGCATTACAAAAGTATGGGACTTCCTTTTAGACCATGATGTTATTAAAAGCATGTCTTTTCAGtcggtttttcagtttttacaggtatttttaaattttagcattCTGAGTAGATAAGTGACCAGAAAAAAAGTCTATCAGAGGTAAGTTGTGATATCATTACAGGGTTCTTCTTGTAGATCTTTCAGCTTTTCTCATAAGTATCCTTAACTTTGTTGCCAATTATTTTAACCATTAGCTGCTAGTGATGACCATCTAAATTGCAGcagttccttttctttcttgaacATTTACCAACATTCTCGATTTATTAGTCATTAGAACCTCACAAGCATGATTCCAAAAACTTGCAAGTGTAGCCCATAAACCACTATAATTTACATAAAGGCCAGAGATCCATGAAAAAAGCAAATATTTAGAAACTCTCTGGACAGAGGGGCTTCACttagtttaacaaaaaaaatactctaaGAGTAAAAACGCAAGTCAGAGATCCATCAGTTGTTACAGTCTGGAACCTTAGGATATATAATGTTATAAAGCATTTGCAACTGTTAATTGAGTGACATTTGAATGTAAGTTATTAGCTTTAGATTTactgaaagaaagagaaagaagtaaACACCCAGATACAAAAGTAGCATTACTACCTGTCACAACAATTATTATAGCAAACCTCTGAATTCCAGTCCCGGATACAAGCCATACAAAAACAAAGGACATTTTAACAGCAAgaaaatacctctccatgtgatTGTGGGATCATTGTAGCCCTAGCAATTTTCCGCTCAATGAAGTCCAAGGTTCCAGTTTGATCTTCTGAACCACCAATAAATGTGCCTGAACTGTTGCCGTGAGTTTTAAAGTCAAACAGATGAGGAAAGCCCATTGATCTAAAGcgttgtgaaaaaaaatatattgcacAGAAAAAAGTAATGAAAGTGAAATGGCTTGCCTTGTTCTAGTTCCTTTAGTACTCTCAGTAGTTTCTCCCTTCCGCAAAGCTAAAGTAGATGGTTTCAATTTAGATTTTGCCATTTTAATGATGCTTTCACATTGTTCAGGAGTCGCAAAGTTCGGGAAATAAAGTGCTCTTGGTTTCCAACTTAAAACCTGAAATCATACAGCATAACACGATCCACGAACCAACTCAGAATCACATAATTCAAAACCTTCCTATAATAGCACAAAACAATTGCAACCGATTAATTCCATctgccacaaaaaaaaaaaaaaaaaaatcggtctATTACAAGATCGAGGCAGCAAAAAACATCGGCTTATTACAAAATTGAAACTCCGCTACGCCTGATGCATCGACTTTTGTTGTATTGCCTGCTCTCAACAACATCCACAAGGGACCTGATATCTTTCCACGTTTCAAATTTCCCattttcacttctgtttgccaTCATTTcactttataataataaattaaattccttTAAAGTTTCTCAAGCAAACAATTTCGAAATAGAATAAACAAACAATGATCCAATCAATATTAAAGCAAATCTTTCTCGCATCAAATTATATTAACCTAGCTTAATTTTAAAGCAGCTCCCCAGTAAATCTCCAATCTATCACTAACCCAGAACATTTTTTCTATAACCTCAAATTATCAGACCTTGATTACCTGAAAAGGGATG
This genomic interval from Populus alba chromosome 1, ASM523922v2, whole genome shotgun sequence contains the following:
- the LOC118055473 gene encoding probable prolyl 4-hydroxylase 9, which translates into the protein MKIKTKRSKRKLGLPAAILLCSLFFLGGLYSSTFISHDVPVIKPRLRMLEVAEVDHDAMPHGDTGEAFIESIPFQVLSWKPRALYFPNFATPEQCESIIKMAKSKLKPSTLALRKGETTESTKGTRTSSGTFIGGSEDQTGTLDFIERKIARATMIPQSHGEAFNILRYEIGQKYDSHYDAFNPDEYGPQPSQRVASFLLYLSSVEEGGETMFPFENGSAVSSGFEYKQCVGLKVKPRQGDGLLFYSLFPNGTIDRTSLHGSCPVIKGEKWVATKWIRDQMELD